One window of the Nitrospinota bacterium genome contains the following:
- a CDS encoding sensor domain-containing diguanylate cyclase → MLIEKSQFEKLKKQELGVICNLLKKQNEMLGQSLLHMDHLIYLQKSISLMSLEEINKVLADKLPYILFIRYFSLFLFDKSRRILTLACHNHPDLKETLNLRLKDSEVMSEAIDSGTYILEQDHAKSRFFKGVRNPLFKYNFFITIPLMIENEIIGVLNLNDNERGRLNVTDLDYFLNMSEVISVSISNAQSYEKAERLSITDGLTGLNNRQQFQAVLQSEILRCRRYNSPLSLLIMDVDYFKGVNDTFGHQEGDDVLRGIAGIIKGLCRSYDVAARYGGEEFVLILPETNGAGAWVIAERIREEVEKCRFKNDGRVHSVTISCGIAEFDKETTADHTHLIRVADEALYQAKESGRNRTVMGHADDIFKG, encoded by the coding sequence GTGCTCATAGAAAAAAGCCAGTTTGAAAAATTAAAAAAGCAAGAATTGGGTGTGATCTGCAATTTGCTGAAAAAGCAAAATGAAATGCTGGGGCAATCCCTTTTGCATATGGATCATCTGATTTATTTGCAGAAGAGCATCAGTTTAATGAGTCTGGAGGAAATCAATAAAGTTTTAGCGGATAAACTGCCTTATATTCTTTTCATACGTTATTTTTCCCTGTTTCTTTTTGACAAAAGTAGAAGAATCCTGACTCTGGCCTGCCACAACCATCCTGACCTGAAAGAGACACTCAACCTGCGTCTGAAAGATTCTGAAGTTATGAGCGAGGCGATCGATTCAGGAACTTATATCCTGGAGCAGGATCATGCTAAATCCAGATTCTTCAAGGGGGTGAGAAACCCTTTGTTCAAGTACAACTTCTTTATCACCATTCCGCTGATGATTGAAAATGAGATCATTGGTGTCCTCAATTTGAACGACAACGAAAGAGGGCGTCTCAACGTGACGGACCTGGATTATTTTCTAAACATGTCCGAAGTGATTTCGGTTTCGATCAGTAATGCGCAGTCTTATGAAAAAGCTGAGAGGTTATCGATCACCGACGGGCTCACGGGATTGAACAACCGTCAGCAATTTCAAGCGGTGTTGCAAAGCGAAATTCTCAGATGCCGACGATACAACTCGCCTCTTTCCCTGTTGATAATGGATGTGGATTATTTTAAAGGCGTCAACGATACCTTTGGGCATCAGGAGGGAGACGATGTGCTAAGGGGCATCGCCGGAATTATAAAAGGGTTGTGCCGTTCATACGATGTGGCGGCCCGTTACGGAGGGGAGGAGTTTGTCCTGATTCTTCCCGAAACCAATGGCGCCGGGGCATGGGTCATTGCGGAAAGAATCCGTGAGGAAGTGGAAAAATGCCGTTTCAAAAATGACGGCAGGGTTCATTCCGTTACCATCAGTTGCGGGATCGCGGAATTTGATAAAGAGACGACTGCCGATCATACGCATCTGATTCGGGTTGCGGATGAGGCGCTTTACCAGGCAAAAGAATCTGGAAGGAACAGAACCGTAATGGGACATGCAGATGACATCTTCAAAGGCTGA